Proteins co-encoded in one Methylomonas albis genomic window:
- a CDS encoding penicillin acylase family protein produces the protein MSKMRVASLSIAGVVSGGIALVIGLLLASLPTENGEVVLPGLSSQASVKSDAFGVPEIEASQREDAYRVLGYLHARDRLFQMELMRRKSAGRLAELFGAKALDADRKQRVYQMDRAAQRIVADLPPTQRLALQAYVDGVNQFIDHARVLPPEFLALRHRPEPWRPEDSILVELAMFQTLNGQEQDERMVSVMDRALPQELVTFLTPDTDPYAKALIGGSLPRRFNASIPLEALASLPGTDSTLTLNQAVDAENVVSGSNNWVVAGSKTSDGRAMIANDMHLALNVPNIWYRADLSYGNRHIYGVTLPGVPAVIVGGNDDVAWGFTNVTGDFLDLIRLETDSAHPGQYLTPQGWQAFTEHQETIRVKGEPDVTLTLRDSEWGPVSDQDLLDQPVAIKWTALEPHFVDLGLMDMDQARNTQQAAAVMNRFGGPPQNVVIAGRDGHIAWTYMGRFPKRRGFDGLISQSWADGNLDWAGAIPPDELPRLCDPADGFIVTANNRTLGRDYPYVIGHNWSLSYRAYRIEELLKSRSGLTEPDLLAIQLDTRSEILAFYQQLALDALDRLSDTDDSVQKAHNAIAAWDGYMQTSSIGAPILNEFRTRLAGAVFEKVVAAGQTLDPQFRYAWREMETPLRQLLTQRPKGVLNPRYQDDWQAMIVATLRETVQALREKYPNVEPDQLTWGMTHPVNLRHPFSKVASALSGVLDMPAFDSDGCASVCVKVMDNAHGASERLVLSPSHPENALFHMPGGQSGHPLSAHYRDQQDFWRDGVALPMRPEAAGDVLRFVPRL, from the coding sequence GCGTCGCAGCGAGAAGACGCCTATCGCGTGTTGGGCTACTTGCATGCCCGCGACCGTTTGTTTCAGATGGAATTGATGCGTCGCAAAAGTGCCGGGCGCTTGGCCGAACTGTTTGGTGCCAAAGCGCTGGACGCGGACCGCAAACAACGCGTCTATCAAATGGACCGCGCCGCGCAACGGATCGTTGCCGATTTGCCGCCGACCCAACGTCTGGCATTGCAGGCTTATGTCGATGGCGTGAATCAATTCATCGACCATGCCCGTGTTCTGCCGCCGGAATTTCTGGCGCTGCGCCACCGCCCCGAGCCTTGGCGTCCTGAAGATAGCATCCTGGTCGAGTTGGCGATGTTTCAAACCCTGAACGGCCAGGAACAGGACGAGCGCATGGTCAGCGTGATGGATCGCGCGCTGCCTCAGGAGCTTGTGACCTTCTTGACGCCGGATACCGATCCCTACGCCAAGGCATTAATCGGGGGCAGCCTACCGCGCCGCTTTAATGCGTCAATTCCGCTTGAGGCGCTGGCCAGCCTGCCCGGCACCGATTCAACGCTGACGCTTAACCAAGCAGTGGATGCCGAAAACGTGGTGTCCGGGTCCAACAACTGGGTGGTCGCCGGCAGCAAAACTAGCGATGGCCGGGCGATGATCGCCAACGACATGCACTTGGCGCTGAATGTGCCCAACATCTGGTACCGCGCCGATCTGAGCTACGGCAATCGCCATATCTACGGCGTGACTTTGCCCGGCGTGCCCGCCGTGATCGTGGGCGGCAACGATGATGTCGCATGGGGTTTTACTAATGTCACCGGCGACTTTCTGGATTTGATTCGCCTGGAGACTGATTCGGCCCATCCCGGCCAATATCTCACGCCGCAGGGTTGGCAAGCGTTTACCGAACACCAGGAAACCATTCGGGTTAAAGGCGAGCCCGATGTGACGCTGACCCTACGCGACAGCGAGTGGGGGCCGGTATCCGATCAAGATTTATTGGATCAGCCAGTGGCCATCAAATGGACTGCGCTTGAGCCGCACTTCGTGGACCTGGGCCTGATGGATATGGACCAAGCCCGCAATACCCAACAAGCCGCGGCGGTGATGAATCGCTTCGGCGGGCCGCCGCAGAATGTGGTGATCGCTGGTCGTGACGGCCATATCGCCTGGACTTACATGGGCCGTTTCCCCAAACGCCGTGGATTCGACGGTCTGATCAGCCAGTCGTGGGCCGACGGCAACCTTGATTGGGCTGGCGCTATCCCTCCCGATGAATTGCCGCGCCTGTGCGACCCGGCGGACGGTTTTATCGTCACCGCCAACAATCGCACCTTAGGCCGGGATTACCCCTATGTGATCGGCCATAACTGGTCCTTGAGCTATCGGGCGTACCGCATTGAGGAATTGCTGAAAAGTCGTAGCGGCCTGACCGAGCCGGATTTGCTGGCAATTCAATTGGATACTCGCAGTGAAATTCTGGCGTTTTACCAGCAACTGGCGCTCGACGCTTTGGACCGTCTGAGCGACACGGACGACAGCGTGCAAAAAGCCCACAACGCCATCGCCGCCTGGGACGGCTACATGCAAACCAGCAGCATAGGCGCGCCAATCTTGAACGAATTCCGCACCCGCCTGGCCGGCGCAGTGTTTGAGAAAGTGGTCGCGGCAGGCCAAACGCTGGACCCGCAATTTCGTTACGCCTGGCGGGAAATGGAAACGCCGCTGCGGCAATTGTTGACGCAACGGCCCAAAGGCGTGCTGAACCCGCGTTATCAAGACGATTGGCAGGCCATGATCGTGGCAACCTTGCGGGAAACCGTACAAGCATTGCGCGAGAAATATCCCAATGTCGAGCCCGATCAACTGACCTGGGGCATGACCCACCCGGTTAATTTACGCCACCCGTTCAGCAAAGTAGCGTCTGCTTTGAGCGGCGTGCTGGACATGCCGGCCTTCGACAGCGACGGCTGCGCCAGCGTTTGCGTCAAGGTCATGGATAACGCCCATGGCGCCAGCGAACGGCTGGTCTTGTCGCCCTCTCACCCGGAAAACGCCTTGTTCCACATGCCGGGCGGCCAGTCCGGCCACCCGTTATCGGCACACTACCGCGACCAGCAGGATTTTTGGCGGGATGGGGTGGCTTTACCGATGCGGCCGGAGGCGGCTGGGGATGTGTTGCGGTTTGTGCCACGGTTATAG